One genomic segment of Mycolicibacterium chubuense NBB4 includes these proteins:
- a CDS encoding alpha/beta fold hydrolase, translating to MPHVTLPAATVRYRESGPEDSAFPPVVFVHGALVDSRLWDTVAHRLAGQGFRCILPDLPLGSHTIPVTDRAALSPEGVADLLHDFLTALDLEDVTLVGNDTGGGLCQFLIDAHPERIGRLVLTNCDAFDKFPPFPFNAVFALMRTRPSVTALMATMGPTAMRHSALGFGLLAKKLDPDLTASWLRPTRTDRRIAGDFAALARGIGRTDLTHVAPRLHRFTKPVTVVWGLDDRCFTPALGRRLAALFPHCNMIEVPHASTFVSLDHPEAVSDAIMQTAGAKA from the coding sequence ATGCCCCACGTCACGCTGCCTGCGGCCACGGTCCGATACCGCGAGTCGGGCCCCGAGGACTCCGCATTCCCTCCGGTGGTCTTCGTCCACGGCGCGCTCGTCGACTCCCGATTGTGGGACACCGTCGCCCACCGGCTCGCCGGCCAGGGATTCCGCTGCATCCTGCCCGACCTGCCGTTGGGCTCGCACACCATTCCGGTGACCGACCGCGCGGCGCTCTCCCCCGAAGGCGTCGCCGATCTCCTGCACGACTTCCTCACGGCGTTGGATCTCGAGGACGTGACGCTGGTCGGCAACGACACCGGCGGAGGCTTGTGCCAGTTCCTGATCGACGCGCACCCGGAGCGGATCGGCCGGCTCGTGCTGACCAATTGCGATGCGTTCGACAAGTTCCCGCCGTTTCCGTTCAACGCGGTCTTCGCGCTGATGCGCACGCGGCCGTCGGTGACGGCGCTCATGGCCACCATGGGTCCCACGGCGATGCGGCACTCGGCCCTCGGCTTCGGACTGCTCGCCAAGAAGCTCGATCCGGACCTGACCGCGTCATGGCTCCGGCCGACGCGGACCGACCGACGGATCGCCGGTGACTTCGCCGCGCTGGCCCGCGGCATCGGCCGTACCGACCTCACCCACGTCGCGCCGCGGTTGCACCGCTTCACCAAACCCGTGACGGTGGTGTGGGGTCTCGACGACCGCTGCTTCACGCCGGCCCTGGGGCGGCGGCTGGCGGCACTGTTCCCGCACTGCAACATGATCGAGGTACCGCACGCGTCGACGTTCGTGTCGCTGGACCACCCCGAGGCGGTCAGCGATGCGATCATGCAGACCGCCGGAGCCAAGGCCTAA
- a CDS encoding TetR/AcrR family transcriptional regulator: MKVNTPARRSQAERTAATRATLLTAARKLFATNGFAEVSTQAIVEEAGVTRGALYHQFADKVELFAAVYEQLEAELVVQIGEGIVEAAPPDQLTAMKVGARLFLDLCSAPAVQRIGLIDAPSVLGWERWRAVGAKYGLGVIEAMLAQAVADGVIPDQPVRPTAHILLGALDEAALYVSRAEDQATAKADMYAVCDRIIDGIAG; this comes from the coding sequence ATGAAAGTCAACACCCCGGCCCGGAGGTCGCAAGCGGAGCGCACCGCGGCGACTCGAGCCACGCTGCTTACGGCAGCCCGAAAGCTTTTTGCCACCAATGGTTTTGCAGAGGTGTCGACGCAAGCCATCGTCGAGGAGGCGGGTGTCACCCGGGGCGCGCTGTATCACCAGTTCGCCGACAAAGTCGAGTTGTTCGCGGCGGTGTACGAGCAATTGGAGGCCGAACTAGTCGTCCAGATCGGCGAAGGCATCGTCGAGGCGGCCCCGCCTGACCAGTTGACGGCGATGAAGGTCGGCGCGCGGCTGTTCCTGGACCTCTGCTCCGCACCCGCCGTCCAGCGGATCGGCCTGATCGATGCGCCATCGGTTCTGGGGTGGGAGCGGTGGCGTGCCGTCGGCGCGAAGTACGGCCTCGGCGTCATCGAGGCGATGCTCGCTCAAGCGGTCGCCGACGGGGTGATCCCCGATCAGCCGGTGCGGCCGACGGCGCACATCCTGCTCGGCGCTCTCGACGAGGCGGCGTTGTACGTCTCGCGCGCCGAGGATCAGGCCACGGCCAAGGCAGACATGTACGC